Part of the Triticum aestivum cultivar Chinese Spring chromosome 4D, IWGSC CS RefSeq v2.1, whole genome shotgun sequence genome is shown below.
CTAACCTGACCTAGTATTGATCCTTACCGTTATAATTGTGTCTGAGCCACCTAACGAACAAGTGGGATCATTCCTTTTTCTGGTCAAATATGGGCAGTTATAAAGTTTATAATTATCTATTTACTGACATTATTTCCTTTGTATTGTTCAGTTTCACAGTACCAACTTAGTGGCTTGGCGATGAGTGAAGAAGAAGGTGCAATAGATAACGACTTCATGTTTTTGTACGATAACGTGGATGGTTATCGTTTCTTTCTTGGTGAAGTCCCATGGGTGTGAGTTCTTCGATATTAATCTATGTATATTTTTTTGCCTCTTATGTAGAATTCTATAGTTCGTGTTATAATGATGAAATAGTAACAACTAAATGTTACAGGGATTTCATTGTTTCAGTCAAGAAGATCTACATTCTTCCTGGAGAAAAACAAGATGGTGCGTGCACAATATAAATGAGCTGTATACATGTGTTTCACATTCATAGACAAATAAGAACACCAATTAACTTATTCGATTTCTAGAACTATATGTGGTAATATATATTTTTCAGTGGTTTGTTGCACGAACAAAGTGGTGTAGGCTCGTGGCATCACAAGTTTTTCTACTACAAAATCAAAGTATATATGGTAAAAGAAACAGAAGAGATAAGTATTTATTGAAAAGTGACATCACTGACTGCATGCAGACAATGAGGAATATCTAGAAGAGGGAGATGCAGATAACAGTGATGGCAATGCTGGTGCTGCCGCTGATGGAGATGATGATGCTGCTGGTGAAGATGGAGCCCTGGACGCTGTTGTTGCCGAGGATGAGGGAGATGGAGCCGATGACGATGTAGATGGAGTTGTCGGCGAAGATGGAGATGGAGCTTATGATGATGAAGACGAAGTTGTTGGCGATGATGGAGATGATGCTGGTGCCGAGGACAATGATGGTGGCGCCGCGGAGTAGGCGCGAAATATTTAGTGGCATCCAGGAGCTCACCTTGCAAGCCTGGTTGCAGTTACATACTGCTTAATTCTCGCTAGCTAGCAAGTTTGCTTTTGAGTTATTTATGCATCTTATTATATCATCTGAACGTTTATCCCACATATGTTTGAGACTTCTATTATCAATATAAAAGTCCATACAATCGCTTTTGAATATCCGAATATGTTCCTGAAGGAACCCTATTGTGAACCGCCCCACACATATCAAAGCCTGCATGTTGCTTCTTCGGGGTAGTGCGAAAAttgcttttggaggccgagctccatggaggcctccaTTTGCAATTTTTAAAATTCATATTTCCATGTTTCAGAATTTCTAAAAAAAAATACAGATATACGTGGAGGTATAATGtatatgtgtgtaaattttcaagaCGAAATAAGCTGAAATGAAGGCATGGCAAAAATAAAAATTCATCCTCAAAGTctatgaatttgttttttttgtaTAGGTTGCATTTCAAGGTATTTCATCTTGGACTTTTACACACATATACCTATCATCCTTATATACTTGcatatttttttcagatttttttaaaccGACAAGTTTGAATTTTGATTTTTTCAGAAGTTTCAGGCTCCACTCCATGGAGGCCACTCACCAAAACGCCCCACTCAGGGTAGTATGTGCATATATAAAGTTTATCCGTGATTTTTTTAGGCAAAAGTTTCTCTCTGATGTGCTCGTGAAAGGTTTCTCTCCGGAGGTCCTATTGGACGCATTCTGCGTCAACTAGCGACCCCGACGCACAGGCGCGCGCccctactgggccggcccattgtagCCAGAAGCGCACGCAGCGAATGGCGTACCGCGCACTGTAGTGATCCAGTTTGCAGTAGCGAATCGGTTTTTTGGCCCGTGTTTTTATTTCGAACATTTTTCCAgaaagtaaatatttttttgaaaacgcgaacattttttgaaattccgacAAATTTAAAAttggaatattttttgaaaatttccgAACATTTATTGAAAACGCGAATAATTTTTCAATTTCTGATTTTTTTGGGAAAAagggacattttctgaaattccaaacaattttcgaaacatgaatattttttcattctaaaatgcgaacattttttgaatttgtgaattttCTATTGAAAGagggaacatttttaaaattccgaACAAAATTTTTAaaccatgaactttttttaaaattgtgaacaaaatttgaaaaacaggaacatttttttaaaattcagaACAAATATTTTGAAACcaggaacaatttttgaatttgtgaacaagaTTTGAAAAcggaaacattttttgaatttgtgaacaaaatctgaaaaataggaacattttttaaatgggcaaacaaaatttgaaaataaacttgaaaaaaaaggaaaacaaaaaaataaaaaggaaaaagaaagaaacagaaaaaagaaaagaaaaacgaaaaaagaagagaaatagaaaaaaggaaaacaaaaaagaaactgaaaaagaaaaacccggtttaggaaccttctagaaccttctagaaggttcccaaaaccgaaaaaaacgactgaaaacatcatagaaggttCCCAACAACCGGTGTCTGCTGAAACGCTAAAACGGGCCGGCCCACTTGGTCGCTTGCTTGCACCTCCTCCTGTGCGAAGCGCCGACAGCTTGCCGCAACGAGCGGCGAGTAGAATTTGAGAGCAATTAGTTAACGAGCACTCCTTCGGGGGCCTCGTAacaatcagcgccacttggcgtgctctcagggattcgccatgtgtcgcgctctggacgcttccTCTGGATtttgttattttttatttttccgcacgcgttttcggctttttccCGGGTTTTTTGATGTTTTGATTTtcccccggtctttcttagcttttcgatcaaaaaaatttcaattttttttttgtgcgaaaaaacgcgttttcttttttttttcttctttcgccaaagtcacggtttttcttccgcgagaggcacggttgtgctttaacGATAGTCACGGCCGTACCTTTCGGAAAACGAAAAATACGCGGTTTCTggtttttttttcgcgagagtcacgacttggcttccgcgagaggcacggttgtgctttcgcgagagtcacggccatgcccctcggaaaggaaaaaagaaaacgcgttttctgttttcttttctttcgcgagagtcacggttctgcttctgcgagaggcacggttgtgctttcgcgagagtcacggccgtgcctctcggaaaggaaaaaaacgcgttttttatttttttttctttcgcgagtcaCGGTCttgctttcgcgagagacacggttgtgctttcgcgagagtcatggccgtgcctctcggaaacggaaaaaaaatgtgttttctgttttttccttctacaagagtcacggttttgcttccacgagaggcacggttatgattttgcgagaggcacgggcgtgcctctttcgcaaaggggaaaaaaccgtgctcccggttcggttttttgcccggttttttcgtgaaaaaaagttcgttaaaacctatcaacatgggatctagttttgaagatatcGACGCGAGGAAtctaatggtgaaaacggttcgagatttagacacacagtttaagagataaaacgtttttaATAAACGGatttacgaaaaaagggaaaattcccaggttgcgacaagcggcacgctgcatgtgcgccacttgtcgcgacctgggaaAGTGAAGTACTCTTTGCAACGAATACTCCTTAATCAGTGATTTCTATAGAATTTTCCGTTTCTCTCCACCCTCGGCCATGCAGTGCAAATATCCCAACGGCCATGTCAAGCCCAGCTTATAAGAGGCCCACTATGATGAGGTTTAAGAGCAATGCAGAGACTAACGGGAGCAGCTTTGTCTCAAAAAAACTAACGGGAGCGGCTGTGCTGCTTGCTGCGAGACACACAGCTGGGCTCGCCTATAGGGCATCGG
Proteins encoded:
- the LOC123099695 gene encoding putative auxin-responsive protein IAA29, coding for MDASLVPEGNPRLSPTRFVKVFLHGEPFGRKINLATHNSYDSLSFTLKRLGSNYSLSQYQLSGLAMSEEEGAIDNDFMFLYDNVDGYRFFLGEVPWVDFIVSVKKIYILPGEKQDDNEEYLEEGDADNSDGNAGAAADGDDDAAGEDGALDAVVAEDEGDGADDDVDGVVGEDGDGAYDDEDEVVGDDGDDAGAEDNDGGAAE